The Gimibacter soli genome includes a region encoding these proteins:
- a CDS encoding HIT domain-containing protein has product MAALHPQLVADTVPVCRLALSHVLLMKDANYPWLILVPDRDNITEIFELEATDRDTLMDEISFVSSRLKTAFSADKINVAALGNMVPQLHVHVIARFHGDPAWPAPVWGKMPAAPFGDGDLDRWLEGLRDILQP; this is encoded by the coding sequence ATGGCAGCGCTGCACCCACAGCTTGTCGCCGATACGGTGCCGGTTTGCCGGCTGGCGCTCTCGCACGTTCTCCTCATGAAGGACGCCAATTACCCCTGGCTGATCCTTGTGCCGGACCGCGACAATATCACCGAGATTTTCGAGCTGGAAGCCACGGACCGCGACACACTGATGGATGAAATATCCTTCGTTTCCAGTCGCTTGAAGACAGCCTTTTCAGCCGACAAGATCAATGTCGCGGCCCTTGGCAACATGGTGCCGCAGCTGCATGTGCATGTCATCGCGCGCTTCCACGGCGACCCCGCCTGGCCGGCCCCGGTGTGGGGCAAAATGCCCGCTGCCCCCTTCGGTGATGGTGACCTTGACCGCTGGCTGGAGGGCCTGCGTGATATCCTGCAGCCCTGA
- the nth gene encoding endonuclease III: MKPAEITEFFARLEAKNPEPKGELEYVNEFTLLVAVVLSAQATDVGVNKATRALFKVADTPEKMLALGLEGLKSHIKTIGLYNAKAENVMLLSRRLVDVYGSEVPRDREALESLAGVGRKTANVVLNIAFGEPTCAVDTHIFRVANRTGMAPGKTPLAVEKKLMQAIPAPFARHAHHWLILHGRYICKARKPDCAACPVIDLCQFNEKTAA; encoded by the coding sequence ATGAAGCCCGCCGAGATCACCGAATTTTTCGCGCGGCTCGAGGCGAAAAACCCCGAGCCCAAGGGCGAGCTTGAGTATGTGAACGAATTCACCCTGCTGGTGGCGGTTGTCCTGTCGGCGCAGGCTACCGATGTGGGCGTGAACAAGGCGACCCGCGCCCTTTTCAAGGTGGCCGATACGCCTGAAAAGATGCTGGCGCTCGGCCTTGAGGGCCTGAAATCACACATCAAGACCATCGGGCTTTATAACGCCAAGGCCGAGAATGTGATGCTGCTCTCAAGGCGGCTCGTGGATGTTTACGGCTCCGAAGTCCCACGTGACCGCGAAGCGCTGGAAAGCCTTGCTGGCGTCGGCCGCAAGACGGCGAATGTTGTCCTGAACATCGCGTTCGGCGAGCCCACTTGTGCGGTGGATACCCACATTTTCCGCGTTGCCAACCGTACCGGCATGGCGCCGGGCAAAACACCCCTCGCCGTTGAGAAAAAGCTGATGCAGGCGATCCCTGCCCCCTTCGCGCGGCACGCCCATCACTGGCTGATTCTGCATGGTCGTTACATCTGCAAGGCCCGAAAACCCGATTGCGCAGCCTGCCCGGTGATCGATCTTTGCCAGTTTAACGAAAAGACGGCGGCCTGA